One region of Salvia miltiorrhiza cultivar Shanhuang (shh) chromosome 3, IMPLAD_Smil_shh, whole genome shotgun sequence genomic DNA includes:
- the LOC131018562 gene encoding uncharacterized protein LOC131018562 produces the protein MGSSDAHRNLEKEFDSAAVTTEVPTSLFNGPQGNPTFTVPPGFQAISATPTTGLNVNAQRFALVTPGSDLPSLAPTSGGGSLNFGLAEQMMALLSYANMRQALGTLMMSVIPTVATPAVMPGEMQGDAADRELARPEGSRVRLNSVVRKEREERPKEKARLKKQVSQLKHQLENLEESLREKSRRDDREQRSERSYRVEKSKSHRPEKSRYTERSEERELEFFSGRPGHRAHKRHDRDVPRDRREQGRYKEDKRAKTSRFHPISNRSPFSDDILADTLPKSYKPISLDYDGTTDPEVHLNRFEGLVTLHMYTEGIKCRIFSTTLTGPAQLWFGTLAPNSIHSFEDLQTLFLRQFASSRRVGKSALSLMDIKQDQTETLREYTARFNLAALEVPEAESQIKNCAYVRGLKPGLFFDELQIRPARDFDDIMARLPGYLQLEDAKMARKAENDKHKVKRAEEAPERQRHQDRAPFRGLPPRVLPPQQQRTVNEVTRFTEYTPLNKPQEEIFHLVKDQPFFRAPGTYRDGPPQEGPNNKLCEYHNSFGHYTKHCGHLKHQLELLVCQGNLDQFIDRGNEGQRRNEQRDHRDQRDHRDQRDQRNNRDQRQEQGNNRDQRNDNRDNRREGPERQAPPPPYRREVHMICGENGTPTSNRAKKQVIRAVKSGYYHKQVMEVTTAAEEPMITFGAEDLRTLMYPHDDALVIMADIAGCIVHRVFVDSGSAVNILYWECLQNMGIDVHIEPTNAPLFGFGGEMVMPLGYVELPLNLGTTAANSKTRMVRFLVVDMPKPSYNVILGRPALMAFRAVISMFHLKMKFPIEGGRVGEVCGDQTASKACHVQMLTHSAGQKRERVTEGMDTRKKGKVGEVNASAEER, from the exons atgggatcctctgatgctcaccgcaacttggagaaggagttcgaTTCTGCTGCTGTCACTACCGAGGTGCCTACCTCACTGTTCAATGGCCCTCAGGGTAACCCCACTTTCACTGTGCCACCGGGttttcaggctatctcagccactCCGACAACAGGGTTGAATGTCAACGCCCAGAGGTTTGCTCTGGTAACACCGGGCTCTGATCTGCCAAGTCTGGCCCCCACATCTGGAGGGGGATCGCTTAACTTTgggctggcagagcaaatgatggcttTGCTCAGCTATGCTAACATGCGTCAGGCACTGGGAACTCTGATGATGTCTGTCATCCCTACTGTGGCTACCCCA gctgtgaTGCCTGGGGAAATGCAAGGGGACGCTGCTGACAGAGAACTAGctagaccagaggggagccgtgttAGGCTTAACAGTGTTGTCAGGAaagagagg gaagagagaccaAAGGAGAAGGCACGGTTGAAAAAGCAAGTGTCGCAGCTGAAACACCAACTCGAGAATCTGGAAGAATcgttgagggagaaatcccggagggacGACAGGGAACAGAGATCAGAGCGGTCGTACAGAGTAGAGAAGTCAAAGTCCCACCGCCCAGAGAAATCACGGTATACCGAAAGATCAGAAGAAAGGGAGCTGGAGTTTTTCTCTGGCAGGCCAGGGCACCGGGCTCACAAGCGTCATGACCGTGACGTGCCAAgagacagaagggagcagggaagGTACAAGGAGGACAAGAGGGCTAAGACTTCAAGGTTTCATCCTATCAGcaaccgtagtcctttctctgatgATATCTTGGCAGACACTTTACCCAAGAGCTATAAACCCATCTCGCtagattacgatggcactaccgatccagAGGTCCACCTCAACCGTTTTGAAGGGTTGGTCACACTGCATATGTatactgagggcatcaagtgccgtatcttctccactactctcACTGGACCAGCACAGTTATGGTTCGGAACACTCGCCCCCAATTCTATTCACTCCTTTGAGGATTTACAGACCCTCTTTTTACGTCAGTTCGCAAGCTCGCGAAGGGtgggaaagtcagctctgtcactgatggatatcaaacaaGATCAAACTGAAACATTGAGAGAATACACTGCCAGATTTAACTtagccgctctggaggtgccagaggcggaatcTCAGATTAAAAATTGTGCCTATGTCAGAGGGCTCAAGCCGGGGCTCTTCTTTGACGAGCTACAGATCCGACCAGCGAGGGATTTCGACGatattatggcaaggttgccaggcTATCTACAGTTGGAAGACGCCAAGATGGCGAGAAAAGCGGAAAACGATAAACATAAAGTTAAaagagctgaggaagcaccagaGAGACAGAGACACCAGGACAGAGCACCATTCAGAGGGTTACCTCCGAGGGTACTGCCGCCCCAGCAGCAACGTACCGTGAACGAAGTCACGCGGTTTACTGAGTACACGCCTTTAAATAAACCACAGGAGGAAATCTTTCATTTGGTAAAGGATCAACCATTCTTCcgggcaccgggaacctaccgggatgggccgccacaggaggggcCTAATAATAAGCTGTGTGAGTATCACAACTCTTTTGGACACTATACAAAACATTGCGGACATCTCAAGCATCAGTTAGAGCTACTGGTGTGCCAGGGAAATCTCGACCAGttcattgacagaggaaatgagggccagAGGAGGAATgagcagagggatcataggGACCAGAGGGATCatagagatcagagggatcagagaaataaccgggatcaacGACAAGAACAGGGGAATAATAGGGATCAAAGAAATGACAATCGGGATAATCGTAGGGAAGGGCCAGAGAGACAAGCACCTCCTCCCCCGTATAGGAGGGAAGTTCATATGATTTGCGGAGAGAACGGgacgcccacatcaaatagggctaaaaaaCAAGTGATCAGAGCAGTGAAGTCAGGATACTACCACAAGCAGGTTATGGAGGTTACAACCGCGGCAGAAGAGCCGATGATCACCTTTGGGGCAGAGGATCTACGTACATTAATGTACCCGCACGATGATGCACTGGTTATTATGGCGGATATTGCCGGCTGTATCGTTCACCGTGTCTTCGTAGACTCGGGCAGCGCGGTGAACATCTTATATTGGGAGTGCCTTCAAAACATGGGAATCGACGTTCACATTGAGCCAACGAATGCCCCTTTGTTTGGGTTCGGaggagaaatggtcatgcctcTGGGTTATGTGGAGTTACCGTTAAATCTcggcactacggctgctaatagCAAAACTAGGATGGTGCGGTTCTTGGTGGTTGACATGCCGAAGCCCTCCTACAATGTGATACTTGGCCGGCCTGCATTGATGGCGTTTAGGGCAGTGATTTCTATGTTtcacttgaaaatgaaattccccatcgaAGGAgggagagtgggagaagtttgtggtgATCAAACAGCATCGAAAGCTTGCCATGTACAAATGCTTACACATTCAGCGggacagaaaagggaaagagtgACAGAGGGAATGGATACACGGAAGAAGGGGAAGGTGGGTGAAGTGAATGCCTCGGCAGAGGAGCGCTAG